Proteins encoded by one window of Cannabis sativa cultivar Pink pepper isolate KNU-18-1 chromosome 4, ASM2916894v1, whole genome shotgun sequence:
- the LOC133037162 gene encoding B3 domain-containing protein At1g49475-like, whose translation MLKYGTSTIDTSNPIVLKVPSGGAWEVKLTKFDDDDHLWLGEGWPEFARHHSIKCGYTLYFRNEGQSRFHVVIVNENGSEIDYPVNDSKHFDKIDPDFDELPLPEIGEENQDLHCDDNIFNSQSPPFPSPKKKALGGLRLVLNGVMD comes from the coding sequence ATGCTGAAATATGGGACTAGTACTATTGATACATCAAACCCAATAGTCCTAAAAGTTCCTAGCGGTGGAGCATGGGAAGTTAAATTGACCAaatttgatgatgatgatcatctATGGTTGGGTGAAGGTTGGCCAGAGTTTGCAAGGCATCACTCCATAAAATGTGGATATACATTGTATTTTAGAAATGAAGGCCAATCTAGATTTCATGTAGTCATAGTGAATGAAAATGGATCAGAAATAGATTACCCTGTTAATGATTCCAAACATTTTGATAAGATAGATCCCGATTTCGATGAGCTACCCTTACCCGAGATAGGTGAAGAAAACCAAGATCTTCATTGTGATGATAATATCTTCAACAGTCAGTCACCACCATTTCCTTCTCCAAAGAAAAAAGCTTTG